A stretch of Tenrec ecaudatus isolate mTenEca1 chromosome 2, mTenEca1.hap1, whole genome shotgun sequence DNA encodes these proteins:
- the RAB24 gene encoding ras-related protein Rab-24: MSGQRVDVKVVMLGKEYVGKTSLVERYVHDRFLVGPYQNTIGAAFVAKVMSVGDRTVTLGIWDTAGSERYEAMSRIYYRGAKAAIVCYDLTDSSSFERAKFWVKELRSLEEGCQIYLCGTKSDLLEEDRRRRRVDFHDVQDYADNIKAQLFETSSKTGQSVDELFQKVAEDYVSVAAFEVMTEDKGVDLGQKANPYFYSCCHH, from the exons ATGAGCGGGCAGCGCGTGGACGTGAAGGTGGTGATGCTGGGCAAGGAGTACGTGGGCAAGACGAGCCTGGTGGAGCGATACGTCCACGACCGCTTCCTGGTGGGGCCCTATCAGAAT ACCATCGGGGCGGCCTTCGTGGCCAAGGTGATGTCCGTCGGAGACCGGACAGTGACTTTGGGTATTTGG GACACAGCGGGCTCTGAGCGATATGAGGCCATGAGCAGAATCTATTACCGGGGTGCCAAGGCTGCCATCGTGTGCTATG atctCACAGACAGCAGCAGCTTTGAGAGAGCAAAGTTCTGGGTGAAGGAACTCCGAAGCCTAGAAGAG GGCTGTCAGATCTACCTCTGTGGCACCAAGAGTGACCTGTTGGAGGAGGATCGGCGCCGGCGCCGTGTGGACTTCCATGATGTTCAGGACTATGCAGACA ATATCAAAGCGCAGCTCTTTGAGACATCTAGCAAGACTGGCCAGAGCGTGG ACGAGCTCTTCCAGAAAGTGGCGGAGGATTACGTCAGTGTGGCTGCCTTCGAGGTGATGACAG AGGACAAGGGTGTGGACCTGGGCCAGAAGGCAAACCCCTACTTCTACAGCTGTTGTCACCACTGA
- the PRELID1 gene encoding PRELI domain-containing protein 1, mitochondrial isoform X1: MVKYFLGQSVLRSSWDQVFAAFWQRYPNPYSKHVLTEDIVHREVTPDQKLLSRRLLTKTNRMPRWAERLFPANVAHSVYILEDSVVDPQNQTMTTFTWNINHARLMSWLPGPMQVVEERCVYRVNADNSGWTEIHREAWVSSNLFGVSRAVQEFGLARFKSNVTKTMKGFEYILAKLQGEAPSKTLVETAKEATEKAKETALAATEKAKDLASKAATKKQQQQQQFV, encoded by the exons ATGGTGAAGTATTTCCTGGGCCAGAGCGTGCTCCGGAGTTCCTGGGACCAAGTGTTCGCCGCCTTCTGGCAGCGGTACCCGAATCCCTACAG CAAGCATGTCCTGACAGAAGACATCGTGCACCGGGAGGTGACCCCTGACCAGAAGCTCCTATCCAGGCGACTCCTGACCAAGACCAACAGGATGCCCCGCTGGGCCGAGCGACTGTTTCCTGCCAATGTCGCTCACTCGGTGTACATCCTGGAGGACTCCGTTGTGGACCCACAGAATCAGACCATGACCACCTTCACCTGGAACATCAACCATGCTCGGCTCATG TCCTGGTTGCCTGGCCCcatgcaggtggtggaggagcgcTGTGTTTACCGTGTGAATGCCGACAACAGTGGCTGGACCGAAATCCACCGGGAAGCCTGGGTCTCTTCCAACTTGTTTGGTGTCTCCCGAGCTGTCCAG GAATTTGGTCTGGCCCGGTTTAAAAGCAATGTGACCAAGACTATGAAGGGCTTTGAATACATCCTGGCCAAGCTGCAAG GTGAGGCCCCTTCTAAGACGCTTGTTGAAACTGCCAAGGAAGCCACAGAAAAGGCAAAGGAGACGGCACTGGCAGCTACCGAGAAGGCCAAGGACCTGGCCAGCAAGGCAGCCaccaagaagcagcagcagcagcagcagttcgTGTAG
- the PRELID1 gene encoding PRELI domain-containing protein 1, mitochondrial isoform X2: MVKYFLGQSVLRSSWDQVFAAFWQRYPNPYSKHVLTEDIVHREVTPDQKLLSRRLLTKTNRMPRWAERLFPANVAHSVYILEDSVVDPQNQTMTTFTWNINHARLMVVEERCVYRVNADNSGWTEIHREAWVSSNLFGVSRAVQEFGLARFKSNVTKTMKGFEYILAKLQGEAPSKTLVETAKEATEKAKETALAATEKAKDLASKAATKKQQQQQQFV; this comes from the exons ATGGTGAAGTATTTCCTGGGCCAGAGCGTGCTCCGGAGTTCCTGGGACCAAGTGTTCGCCGCCTTCTGGCAGCGGTACCCGAATCCCTACAG CAAGCATGTCCTGACAGAAGACATCGTGCACCGGGAGGTGACCCCTGACCAGAAGCTCCTATCCAGGCGACTCCTGACCAAGACCAACAGGATGCCCCGCTGGGCCGAGCGACTGTTTCCTGCCAATGTCGCTCACTCGGTGTACATCCTGGAGGACTCCGTTGTGGACCCACAGAATCAGACCATGACCACCTTCACCTGGAACATCAACCATGCTCGGCTCATG gtggtggaggagcgcTGTGTTTACCGTGTGAATGCCGACAACAGTGGCTGGACCGAAATCCACCGGGAAGCCTGGGTCTCTTCCAACTTGTTTGGTGTCTCCCGAGCTGTCCAG GAATTTGGTCTGGCCCGGTTTAAAAGCAATGTGACCAAGACTATGAAGGGCTTTGAATACATCCTGGCCAAGCTGCAAG GTGAGGCCCCTTCTAAGACGCTTGTTGAAACTGCCAAGGAAGCCACAGAAAAGGCAAAGGAGACGGCACTGGCAGCTACCGAGAAGGCCAAGGACCTGGCCAGCAAGGCAGCCaccaagaagcagcagcagcagcagcagttcgTGTAG
- the MXD3 gene encoding max dimerization protein 3 encodes MEPVASNIQVLLQAAEYLERREREAEHGYASLCPHRNPGSIHRRKKRAPQAPGALDSGRSVHNELEKRRRAQLKRCLEQLKQQMPLGSDSARYTTLSLLRRARVHIQKLEEQERRAQRLKEKLRSRQQSLQQQLEQLRAPAGLGERERLRADSLDSSGLSSERWDSDQEDLEVDVESLVFGGKAELLRGFSAGQEHSYSHNFSQGEDAWL; translated from the exons ATGGAACCCGTGGCCAGCAATATCCAGGTCCTGCTGCAAGCCGCTGAGTACCTGGAGCGCCGGGAGAGAG AGGCTGAGCATGGCTATGCGTCCCTGTGCCCGCACCGCAATCCAGGCTCCATCCACAGGAGGAAGAAACGAGCCCCTCAAGCGCCCGGCGCGCTGGACAGTGGACG GTCTGTGCACAATGAACTGGAGAAGCGCAg GAGGGCCCAGCTGAAACGGTGCCTGGAGCAACTAAAGCAGCAGATGCCCCTGGGGTCTGACAGTGCCCGATATACTACCCTGAGCCTCCTGCGTCGAGCCAGGGTACACATCCAG AAGCTGGAGGAGCAGGAGCGGCGGGCGCAGCGGCTGAAGGAGAAGCTCCGCAGCAGGCAGCAGAGCCTGCAGCAGCAACTGGAGCAGCTCCGGGCACCGGCAGGGCTGGGTGAGCGCGAGCGGCTTCGGGCAGACAGCTTGGACTCCTCTGGCCTCTCCTCGGAGCGCTGGGACTCCGACCAAG AGGACCTGGAGGTGGACGTGGAGAGCCTGGTGTTTGGGGGTAAGGCAGAGCTGCTACGTGGCTTCAGCGCTGGCCAGGAACACAGCTACTCACACAACTTCTCACAGGGTGAGGATGCCTGGCTATGA